GGCTGACCCGGCAGCGGCGGCCGGCGGAAGTCAAAGTTGAAGATGGTGGGTCCATCGGCGCGGCGCCGGGCCGTCTCGGGCCGGTGGGCGCTGAGGGGCGCCGTGACGTTCTCCGTGTTGACGTAGTTGTGCGAGGACTCAAGGGCAGCGGACAGCGGGTGGGAGTAGGAGTGGTGGAGCAGGCCGTGGTGGGCATGGTGGTTGAAACCGTTGAGCGACGGCGTCTTGAGGCCGCTGCTGCCGCCATTCTCCTCGTCCTCCGAG
This is a stretch of genomic DNA from Plectropomus leopardus isolate mb unplaced genomic scaffold, YSFRI_Pleo_2.0 unplaced_scaffold52250, whole genome shotgun sequence. It encodes these proteins:
- the LOC121939600 gene encoding fibroblast growth factor receptor substrate 2-like yields the protein PSGAARRHRPPPLTPDLQNVNNSAQRRTALLDYENLPALPPVWEARKPSSEDEENGGSSGLKTPSLNGFNHHAHHGLLHHSYSHPLSAALESSHNYVNTENVTAPLSAHRPETARRRADGPTIFNFDFRRPPLPG